The sequence TTCTGGAGATCTGCCAGTCCGTACGATTCTccagccatctccagcgcctTGTCGCCTTCTCTAGCCAAGTTGAACTGCAACCAAATCCAGTCGTTAATATCGGTGTTGAGGCCATCCAGATTGCGGTTATTCAACTCAATCCGACCAATGACCTTGTAACAGGCCATGCGGAAGGGATCGATTGTGTTCTCTGGGGCATTTCGGGATCGTTGGATGTATTCGTTTGTACAGCGGTCGAGAAGTTTCCTGTTAGTGATTCTGCGATCTTCACTGGCAGCATAGTTGTTGAGATAGGTCGAAAACGTGCGATCAATTCCTCGGAAGTGATTGCTATTATCGTTGACATACTTGGCAGCATCATTTACGTGACCGGATCGGATCAGATAGAAAACGATGGCCCAAACATACTCGCCATGGATTTGCTGAAGCTCGGTGTTGTCCGGAACCAAGTCCTTCCTGGCAGATCGCAAGCGGATGTATGCCTTGATCTTACTAGTGATATCAGGCAGACCACCCAGCTTGGCCTCGTGAGGATGCTTGGCAATGAGCGACTCCACCTCGCGAAGGAACTGCTTCTCGAGGAAGGCGTTGGCGCCGCTCAAGATGCGCTTCCTCATTTCGACTGAAAGCTGAGAATTGGGGTTTTCATCCAGATACATCTCGGCGAACTGGCGCTCCTTGGCAGTGTTGCCGTTAAGCGACGtctcggcatcggcatcttCACCAACGATCTCAATCATGGCTCGATAGGCCTCCACAATGTGAGGTGCATGGGGTTCGTGGGACTTTTGCTCAATCTCTGCCAGCTCAGCCAAGATGGGATAAGGGCGTCCCACCAGACGTGAAGCATTAAGGCTGCGGACCTTTTCGGCCAACTTCGATTGTCGTTCACGGAGGGCCTGGTCTTCATTTCTTGATTTGCTGACGCCATCCGTAGCCCGTTCAACGTCGGCGAATTCAGATTGATGAGCTCCAATCCTTGATCGCGCTCCGATAACAGACCGTTGGAACGTAGATGTACCAAACGTGCTGCTGCGAGCATCGCGTGGAGTGCTCCCTTGAGTCTTTCCACGTCGAGACTTTCCAAATCCACCCTGAGACTCGCGACCAGCTGTTACTGAGGTCTCTCTAGGCTTGATGCCGAAATGTTGATAAATACGCTTCCGCTGCGCATCCCACTCCATAGCCACATTATCCTCCAAGAAGTTATCGAAATCGCGTAATGACCGCTCCAAGCCATCTTGAATCATGCTAAGGGTCGTTTTCGTTTGCAAATTCGACAAATAGGTTTCGACGTCGACATCAGCCGGGGGATAACCGTGTGTTGGTCGTTCGGTTCGTGCGCCTTGAATATCGAGCAAGCCGAGGTCTTTAGCCGCAGTACTAGGATCCACGCCCGAGGCGGCGAGAAGGTAGTGAGCCTTTCCATCTGCTCTTTCGGTCTGTTTCGACTGCAGCTTTCTCAAGCGATGGCGCAAGTCGCCCAAGCCCAGCTCCAGGCTAGGGAGATCTTCCATATTGGAATTAACAACGCCCGCCTTTTGGGTCTTCGCAAAGAGGCTGTCGAAGTAGGCTCCTGCGGGTTGAGCTGCCGCGCTCGTCGTGTTGTTATTCTGGGCAGTCAGCGCCTGGCCGCCCAAAAGACCACCCGCCAAAGGCAAGGCCGTGCTTTGCTGAGCCGGGGCAGTTGTCGCAGCTCCAAACAGAGACGGTTTCGCGGCTGTAGTGCCACCACCTAGACCGGTCAGTGTTGAGGCGCCGAATAGCGAaggctttggctgctgcgcGGCTGCATTCTGGGTGTTTCCAAACAGGCCACCGCCGGTTGTAGTAGTCTGCTGGTTCTGGGTCGTCGCCGCCTGTCCAAACAAGCCGCCTGTGGTGGCCTGTGGTGTAGCTGTCGTGGCTGATCCGAAGAGACCTCCGCCAGTCTGTGGTgtagttgttgttgctgatcCAAAGAGGCCCCCAGgcttctgctgttgctgttgttgctgcccGCCTCCAAACAGtccgccaccaccgccaccgcCAAACAAaccacctcctccacctgTCGTTGTGGTGTTGCTCTGGgcctgttgttgttgctgcgcGGGTTGGCCGAACAGCGATGAGCCGGTCGTCTGTCCGCCGAAAAGAGACATCGTGACGGCGTTGCGAAGAAGTATCGACAAGACAGTTAATAGAAAAGTAAAGTAGAAAAAAAGTCCCAGAGGGATAAGAAGGGatggaaaaagagagaggcacCACGCGCGGGCAATGGAAAGGCAGAGGCGCTCTCGCGTTTGGAAAGATTCAAGGTGGGCAGACGCGCAGCTAGCTAGCCGCAGGTTTAGAATTTTGGCACCTGAATTGGCGAGGCTGAGAACCTGGCTAGGCAACAGATAGCTCGAACCAATCAAAAGCGCTATTGGCTGACGCGGCTGAGAGACGGCCACCAATCAGCGATCGGTTCACCGTCACAATGGCCGCACTCAATAATGAATGCTATTCAATGAAGTGCTTGCCCATTGTATATCATTTATTGTTATTTTCCTTCAGAATTACGCGGTATGGTACATATGGATGACATAGAACGCTTGTTGAAAATCACTTGAGGATAATTATCTATAGGCAAAAAAATTCGCtatgtttgtttttttgtctctaTCAACAGGCAAATGCATAATCTCATTACATTACATAGACCAAAGTCGCTTCCAAAGGTCAATTCTATTTCCAAACCGTCTTGTCATCCTTTTATCAGTTCATCACGCTTGCTTCATAGTGATAATTTACTCGTCATCAGCGTCAAACAAGGCTCCCCACTTTTCGACAGCGTTGTCAATCTTCTTCCTGTACTGTTGCTGCGTGTTGCACATGTCGAGGAAAACCTCATACTTggcatccagcagcagcttctcgccgACATCAGTGCCGGGCTGAACCAGTCGGCCGGGCTTGCTCATCCGGTCCATAATGTTCCACAGTGTCTCGGGCTCTGAACCATCGTTGAGGTTGTGGCTGGCTGCCTTTGCGCCCAATATGGCAGCTCCGTGAACGACTGCTGCGTTGACGTACTTGGGGATCAACACTGGCATGTTGCACGTTGTGGCTAGGAGATTCATGAGAATTGGGTTCTGGCACTGAGACCCAGacatgaagatggaagaaatcTCATGGCCGGCCTTGTTCATTTGCTCAATGATCTGGCGAGTCTGCATGGCAATGAACTCCATGGTGGCATAGTACCATAATGCCATGTTGTCGGTGCTCTTGTCGCTGTCAAGACCAATCATGGTGCCCTTCATGTTGGCATCTGCAATGGGTGAGCGGTTGCCCCACAGATCGCCATAGAAGAAGTAGTGGCGCCCAAGGTAAGAGACGGCTGGCGCATGATGCTTCTCGGCCATGTACTCAAGGTGGGCGTTGAGGAAGTCGTAAATGTGCTTGTCTTCGGCCTTGGCCAGAGCCATGGTCTCATTGTACGCCGGGTGGATGTCCAGCATGTGCCGTAGCAGCTCTCCTGTTGCTGACTGGCCACCCTCGGCCATCCAGAACTCGGGAATCAGCACATCTCGGTAAGGTCCCCAAACACCGGGGACAAAGACTGGATTTCTAGACATGGCCAAGTGGCATGTTGAGGTGCCTGCGACGGCGGCCAAGCGAGTAAAGGCTTGGCTAACGTCGTTCTTGGGAACATCGGTCTTGAGCTCGTCTTCAGTCAGCTCGACCTTGGCACCAACTGTGCCAATCCAGCCTGCATAGGCATCAATGACACCACTTCCGACGGCAATGCCCTCTGGCAAGCCAAGCTGAGAGGCGGCTAGACGGCTGAGGGTGCCTACGCACTCGCCAGCGCTAGCAAACTTTCCGCTCTGTAATCAAGGACAGTTAGTTAAGAGTGTTCAAAATTGAAAAAGTTTGCTGCATGCAAAGGGGCAgaatgcagcagcaaagaaTCTAGacgcaaaagaaaataggcTCACCACCCCGTCGACGCCACCCATGAGGTTGAAATCATCTTTAACCAAGTCACCGAGGCCAATTTCGTGGTAAAAGTCCTCTTGCCAGCCTTTAACGCTGCCATCTACACCCACAGGAACGAAGCCCTGCTTGCAAACAGCGCTGCAAAAGCTGCGCGTCTCGTTACCCGTAGCCAGGTGAGTAAGAGCGTCTGCCAGGTCGTAAAACTTGCAGCGAGCAAACAGCTCAGGAGGCATGTGGTTCTTGAGCCATAGAACCTTGGGAATTTCCATCTCAATGCTCATCTTGCCACCGACATACTTGAGCAGCTTGTGGTTGGTGGCATTGatcttttctgtctcttcgACCGGACGGTGGTCTAGCCAGAGAATGACGTTCCGGTCATTGCCATCGTTGGTGAAATCGGGACCGGTAACGGGAATAGGCTCGTCGGTATCGTTGGAGAACACGGACAGGGAGCAGGTGGCGTCGAAGCCAATGCCCTTGATTTGGTTTGGGTTGACCAGAGACTCTTGCACAACTCGGCGCACACACTCGCAGATGCAGCGCCAGATGTCTGTTGTGGATTGTTCCTAAAAAAGAGCATTGAAATGTTAGAATTAAGTGCCATACACACAGGGTTAAGATGTCCAGTCGGAAATGCGTACATAGTAGCCGTTCTCGGGCTGCCACAGCTTGATATTCTCAGAGGCCAAGGCTTTGATATCACCGGTCTCATCGATGATGCAGGCGCGGGCAGAGCCTGTGCCGACATCAATGCCGATGTAGTGGTCCTGTAATTGATTTGAAATTAGCCTTGTAACATTCTATATTATCCGTTTGACGGCGCTGAAGGCTTCGGCTCTGCCAATGTCGTATATGGTTTGCCGCTGAGATGTTGGGACTGGCGCATTAGAGTTGGGGCTAGCTACCTGGATATTGGGAGGCCTGTCCATTGTTGTAAGAACAGCAATTAGCAAAACAATGCACAGTAAAGAATTGGAGGAACCCGAAGGAGGATGCGCAACGGCATATACGGCCTTAAATAGGTAGAATGAATGGAAATACAAAGAAAGGGTTAGCGACTCACTCCATGGCCTTTATGGGCTTGTTGTACGCGTACATGGCGAGGTCCGGTTTCGTTGCTTTTTCCGTTCCCGATCAAGCCCTCTGGGCCCTTTCCCCGCTGATTATGGTGGCTCGCTGGATTCGAATCTGGAAGCAGCCACGAACTAGGTcaggctggtggtggtgagacAAAGGGCATATGCAATCTAGCAGAAACAAGATGGTGGTTGTGTCGAGGGGTTCGGGAAACAAGAGGAGGGCCTGGATATAGACAAAGAGGCGCAACGACGGCCCCTCCACCGCCTTGACAGGCAAAGACCTAGGGGCGTGCGGGAGTGGCCATTGGCCCCCAAAACTGCCAGATTGGAGACACGCCCCCAATCGAAGTTCTCGAGGCCCTTCCGGGCCAATTGGAGCCCATCAGACGGCTATTCGCTGCGCATGTCGGTGGTTGCGGCACGAGGAGAACTCGCTGGATTGGGGCCCTCAGATGGAGAGACCCAGCGCAGGCTCCAGCATTTCAGCATTGCGGGGGGGCGTCCCTGTAGTTGCCAATACCGTAGCGCAAGGCCACTAAAACATACCCCATTGCCCCGCTACCAAGACCCTGTTTTGCCCCTCAACTCCAGCGCTTGGGCGCTGCAGACTGGGATGGACGTCTACTAAGCAGCAATCGATCAACGAGCAGTGACAATTGCCGATCACCTTGCCACTTGAACCGCGGATGAATCTCATGAAGTGTGTtgtaaagaattaaaaattaaaaaagaagagagaaaaaaactgGTCCTGGCATCATCAATGATCTCATTGTGGAAACTCAGGAACTTCTACCGAACTCTGCCGAAGACAATACGCCTGATGtaaagaaacaagaatagATTTCGAAGCAGCATCCACTtttgaaggaaaaaaaaaacttccccCAGTCAGCAGGTCCTTCACGAtagtttcctttttttttttttttttttttttttttttgccgtgtttgtttttttctcctaaCTTGCTGCCTAGCGAtgatcctctcctctcctcacTCGCTTCCTCCGCTTTTCTGGGGCCGCAACCTATCAAGTGCCGTTTTCCAGCTCTTTGTGGCGTT comes from Trichoderma asperellum chromosome 3, complete sequence and encodes:
- the NIC96 gene encoding nuclear pore complex subunit (BUSCO:EOG092D0H0I) — protein: MSLFGGQTTGSSLFGQPAQQQQQAQSNTTTTGGGGGLFGGGGGGGLFGGGQQQQQQQKPGGLFGSATTTTPQTGGGLFGSATTATPQATTGGLFGQAATTQNQQTTTTGGGLFGNTQNAAAQQPKPSLFGASTLTGLGGGTTAAKPSLFGAATTAPAQQSTALPLAGGLLGGQALTAQNNNTTSAAAQPAGAYFDSLFAKTQKAGVVNSNMEDLPSLELGLGDLRHRLRKLQSKQTERADGKAHYLLAASGVDPSTAAKDLGLLDIQGARTERPTHGYPPADVDVETYLSNLQTKTTLSMIQDGLERSLRDFDNFLEDNVAMEWDAQRKRIYQHFGIKPRETSVTAGRESQGGFGKSRRGKTQGSTPRDARSSTFGTSTFQRSVIGARSRIGAHQSEFADVERATDGVSKSRNEDQALRERQSKLAEKVRSLNASRLVGRPYPILAELAEIEQKSHEPHAPHIVEAYRAMIEIVGEDADAETSLNGNTAKERQFAEMYLDENPNSQLSVEMRKRILSGANAFLEKQFLREVESLIAKHPHEAKLGGLPDITSKIKAYIRLRSARKDLVPDNTELQQIHGEYVWAIVFYLIRSGHVNDAAKYVNDNSNHFRGIDRTFSTYLNNYAASEDRRITNRKLLDRCTNEYIQRSRNAPENTIDPFRMACYKVIGRIELNNRNLDGLNTDINDWIWLQFNLAREGDKALEMAGESYGLADLQNSIKEIGQKHFPKTASDDNNGSCGMFFYLQILSGMFEDAVSYLYPFSYVDAVHFGLALEFYGLLRPSDPISASNDLRTHSIKGLPQINFGPMIGYYTRDFRAADAVSAVDYLTLICLNADLGGEAGERHSGLCHEALRELVLETREFSKLIGDIRPDGRRILGVIEGRGPLIGLDGQDDFVNTVTLQAASFADENGRITDSVLLYHLAGEYDAVVAIVSRALSEAISLEIGEDPMRLMPVKPRGGNTQESEQGGSLSLAAIDDPVELAKTMMTMYERDAMFYRNIQDQNKIACRVLLEMSGIKSLVEASQWAQCLDKIRGLDILPLEAGGDASTIRAYASKFSSLSQPVSINVPNLIMWTIISCVRQREQLVNGQFSGNEGTRKMMVEQLKQMILDLTTYTSQLRYRFPPHLHEALARASAE
- a CDS encoding uncharacterized protein (EggNog:ENOG41); this encodes MYAYNKPIKAMEPPNIQDHYIGIDVGTGSARACIIDETGDIKALASENIKLWQPENGYYEQSTTDIWRCICECVRRVVQESLVNPNQIKGIGFDATCSLSVFSNDTDEPIPVTGPDFTNDGNDRNVILWLDHRPVEETEKINATNHKLLKYVGGKMSIEMEIPKVLWLKNHMPPELFARCKFYDLADALTHLATGNETRSFCSAVCKQGFVPVGVDGSVKGWQEDFYHEIGLGDLVKDDFNLMGGVDGVSGKFASAGECVGTLSRLAASQLGLPEGIAVGSGVIDAYAGWIGTVGAKVELTEDELKTDVPKNDVSQAFTRLAAVAGTSTCHLAMSRNPVFVPGVWGPYRDVLIPEFWMAEGGQSATGELLRHMLDIHPAYNETMALAKAEDKHIYDFLNAHLEYMAEKHHAPAVSYLGRHYFFYGDLWGNRSPIADANMKGTMIGLDSDKSTDNMALWYYATMEFIAMQTRQIIEQMNKAGHEISSIFMSGSQCQNPILMNLLATTCNMPVLIPKYVNAAVVHGAAILGAKAASHNLNDGSEPETLWNIMDRMSKPGRLVQPGTDVGEKLLLDAKYEVFLDMCNTQQQYRKKIDNAVEKWGALFDADDE